The following are encoded together in the Paludisphaera mucosa genome:
- a CDS encoding rhomboid family intramembrane serine protease yields MRQIGELPKDADPRVLEDHLLGLGMKSRIDRRPDGWAVWIIDEDHVDRARKELEAYLAAPDDPKFRATAPTAREVRKKQARLDREFQKNYRYASNLWAAPTFRRRPVTVIVVAIAAVVFVLQHSSHAVETVLSLGYFDWRNGPPDVRPQLGLTDIWNGQVWRLVTPIFLHFSPLHVFFNCYWTMILGTGIETRRGSWKLLAMIIGSAILSNFAEYEYMERLHENPLGGKFYTFGGLSGVNYALFGYVWMMGENHPEEGIRIDSNNTVIMLGWLVLCMTGAVGNVANAAHLAGLAVGMAMGMLRF; encoded by the coding sequence TTGCGCCAGATCGGCGAACTCCCCAAGGATGCGGACCCCCGGGTTCTGGAAGACCACCTGCTGGGCCTCGGCATGAAGTCGCGGATCGACCGCCGGCCCGACGGCTGGGCCGTCTGGATCATCGACGAGGACCACGTCGACCGCGCGCGCAAGGAGCTGGAGGCGTACCTCGCGGCCCCCGACGACCCGAAGTTCCGCGCGACGGCGCCCACCGCCCGCGAGGTCCGCAAGAAGCAGGCCCGGCTCGACCGCGAGTTCCAGAAGAATTACCGATACGCCAGCAACCTCTGGGCCGCGCCCACGTTCCGCCGCCGGCCGGTGACGGTGATCGTCGTCGCGATCGCGGCCGTCGTGTTCGTGCTCCAGCATTCCTCGCACGCGGTCGAGACGGTGCTGTCGCTGGGCTATTTCGACTGGCGGAACGGGCCGCCGGACGTCCGGCCCCAGCTGGGCCTCACCGACATCTGGAACGGCCAGGTCTGGCGCCTGGTCACGCCCATCTTCCTGCACTTCTCGCCGCTGCACGTCTTCTTCAACTGCTACTGGACGATGATCCTGGGCACGGGCATCGAGACGCGCCGCGGTTCGTGGAAGCTCCTGGCGATGATCATCGGCTCGGCGATCCTGTCGAACTTCGCCGAGTACGAGTACATGGAGCGGCTCCATGAGAACCCCCTCGGCGGCAAGTTCTACACCTTCGGCGGGCTCTCGGGCGTCAACTACGCCCTCTTCGGCTACGTCTGGATGATGGGCGAGAACCATCCCGAGGAGGGCATCCGGATCGATTCCAACAACACCGTCATCATGCTGGGCTGGCTCGTGCTCTGCATGACCGGGGCCGTCGGCAACGTCGCCAACGCCGCCCACCTCGCCGGCCTGGCCGTGGGGATGGCGATGGGGATGCTGAGATTCTAG